The Candidatus Endomicrobium procryptotermitis genome has a window encoding:
- the mreC gene encoding rod shape-determining protein MreC, with protein MQNNQNSKYANIILIIFLLIGFLFVAANLTPPVKLIKKFIYYVVYPNISTANQIFQSVGNLADNIKSIVYVRQENFLYKQKNQELLDQLRNYETMSTQYEKLSYLLNIPKIAKRKTVFARVSVRWPGEWYQWFIIDKGSDSGLYNELPVAFPGTDGILYAVGRIVETYKSSSKVALITNALSAIPVQFKDKKINCLAEGFNTGEIKVTYIPVQSDIKPGDIIVASPLSSVFPEGMPVGIITNVSREPSLDFKTASASILFDSDNLYEAVILVPQEEEEQK; from the coding sequence ATGCAAAATAATCAAAATTCAAAATATGCGAATATCATTTTAATAATATTTCTTTTAATAGGATTTCTTTTTGTTGCCGCAAACCTCACTCCTCCCGTAAAATTAATTAAAAAATTTATTTATTATGTCGTTTACCCAAATATTAGCACTGCAAATCAAATATTCCAATCCGTAGGAAATCTTGCCGACAATATTAAATCCATAGTTTATGTCAGGCAAGAAAACTTCTTGTATAAACAAAAAAACCAAGAACTACTCGATCAGCTCCGCAACTATGAAACCATGTCCACTCAATACGAAAAACTCAGCTATCTTCTTAATATTCCAAAAATAGCAAAAAGAAAAACAGTTTTTGCCAGAGTTTCGGTCAGATGGCCGGGCGAATGGTATCAATGGTTTATTATCGATAAAGGTTCAGATTCTGGTTTGTACAATGAACTCCCGGTTGCGTTTCCAGGAACTGACGGCATTTTGTATGCAGTAGGCCGTATAGTCGAAACGTATAAAAGCTCTTCAAAAGTCGCGCTGATAACGAATGCCTTGTCCGCAATTCCGGTACAGTTTAAAGATAAAAAAATCAATTGTCTTGCGGAAGGTTTTAATACGGGGGAGATTAAAGTTACTTATATTCCTGTTCAATCCGACATTAAACCAGGCGATATTATTGTCGCCAGTCCTTTGAGTTCAGTTTTTCCAGAAGGAATGCCGGTGGGCATAATAACAAACGTTTCCCGGGAACCTTCTCTTGATTTTAAAACCGCTTCGGCAAGTATTTTATTTGATTCCGATAACCTTTATGAAGCGGTTATCTTGGTGCCGCAAGAGGAGGAAGAGCAGAAATGA
- the mreD gene encoding rod shape-determining protein MreD: protein MIRIVYYIVFYMLCCLLQFFFGQYLHVRGVFPNFILIAVTYLGLSRGKLNGEVMGFFLGLTWDIFSTDVFGVRVIIFTIIGYLSGSMNKDFDKDNVFTQIVAVFLANIAYWIGFSLIYYIIPEEGSGSYKPFVITAQGSLKIALTVIIAPLIFYILNVAERFGRRHINGMAKRR, encoded by the coding sequence ATGATAAGAATTGTTTATTATATTGTTTTTTACATGTTATGCTGTCTGCTCCAATTTTTTTTTGGACAATATTTGCATGTCCGCGGAGTATTTCCAAACTTTATTTTGATAGCGGTGACATATCTTGGTCTTTCAAGAGGAAAGTTAAACGGAGAAGTGATGGGATTTTTTTTAGGACTTACATGGGACATTTTTTCTACCGATGTATTTGGCGTCAGGGTAATAATTTTTACCATAATCGGATATCTATCAGGAAGCATGAATAAGGATTTTGATAAAGATAATGTCTTTACACAGATAGTTGCGGTATTTTTGGCAAATATAGCCTATTGGATAGGGTTCAGTCTTATTTATTATATTATTCCAGAAGAAGGATCGGGAAGCTATAAACCTTTTGTAATTACCGCTCAGGGTTCACTTAAAATCGCTTTAACTGTAATAATCGCACCTTTGATTTTTTATATTTTAAATGTGGCGGAAAGATTTGGAAGAAGGCATATAAATGGTATGGCAAAGAGAAGATAA